The following proteins are co-located in the Phragmites australis chromosome 10, lpPhrAust1.1, whole genome shotgun sequence genome:
- the LOC133930670 gene encoding mechanosensitive ion channel protein 10-like, which translates to MDPTTGKPAAPSNADLVLLIPPDHPPPPLASNHQQRQPNPAAEPPKPSQIPEKPPTSSPSRPPLPPASAALLRRRSSISKPKSRFVEPPTPPHPGSSHPSPVHPAASTQTPRAAGCVTAAAVSTPHTPADADEDEDLFRKGGAPASASAARCRRRTRLAIELSVLVLFLALLVVSLVVQPLQGRVVWGLEIWKWCVMVIAVFSGHLVSHWFVMLLVFVVERNFLLRTKVLYFVFGLKKSFQVCLWLALVLIAWSQLFDREVGRPPKTARILNYVSRFLASVLIGSVIWLVKTFLMKVVASTFHRNTFFDRIQESVFHQYVLQTLSGPPVMELAEHVGREGSGLGRVSLSRAKEEKGVPEVIDVTKLRRMSQEKVSAWTMKGLMTAIRSSRLSTISHTIESFDDVDGMEQKDKEINSEWEAKAAAHAIFKNVARPGYKYIEEVDLLRFFTKEEVDLVIPMFEGASETGKIKKSALKNWVVKAYLDRKALAHSLNDTKTAVMQLHNLISVLVIIIIIIVTLLFMGIATTKILVVISSQLLVVVFIFGNACKTVFEALIFVFIMHPFDVGDRCVIDGVQMVVEEMNILTTVLLKNDNEKIYYPNSVLSTKPISNFYRSPNMYDTIDFAIDVSTSIETIGALKSRIKGYLESKPTHWNPIHTVNLKDILDVNKINISLSVQHTMNFQNIREKNIRRSELVMELKKIFEEMSIQYHLLPQKVEVSYVGPNPLPMAIAQTR; encoded by the exons ATGGACCCAACTACCGGTAAGCCCGCCGCGCCCTCCAATGCCGACCTCGTCCTCCTCATCCCGCCCGACCACCCTCCGCCGCCTCTAGCAAGCAACCACCAGCAGCGGCAGCCGAACCCCGCGGCCGAGCCCCCCAAGCCCTCGCAAATCCCCGAGAAGCCGCCGACCTCAAGCCCCTCGCGCCCGCCGCTGCCTCCCGCCTCGGccgcgctcctccgccgccgctcctccaTCTCCAAGCCCAAGTCCCGCTTCGTCGAGCCGCCCACCCCGCCCCACCCCGGCTCCTCCCACCCCTCCCCCGTCCACCCCGCCGCTTCGACCCAGACGCCTCGCGCCGCGGGATGCGTCACCGCGGCCGCCGTCTCCACCCCGCACACCCccgccgacgccgacgaggATGAGGACCTCTTCCGCAAGGGCGGCGCGCCCGCCTCCGCGTCCGCGGCGCGGTGCCGCCGCAGGACCCGCCTCGCGATCGAGCTCTCTGTGCTCGTCCTCTTCCTCGCGCTCCTCGTCGTCAGCCTCGTCGTACAGCCGCTGCAGGGGCGCGTCGTCTGGGGGCTGGAGATCTGGAAGTGGTGCGTCATGGTCATCGCCGTCTTCTCCGGCCACCTCGTCAGCCACTGGTTCGTCATGCTCCTCGTCTTCGTCGTCGAGCGCAACTTCCTGCTTCGCACCAAGGTGCTCTACTTCGTCTTCGGGCTCAAGAAGAGCTTCCAGGTCTGCCTCTGGCTCGCGCTCGTGCTCATCGCGTGGTCACAGCTCTTCGACCGCGAGGTCGGCCGCCCGCCCAAGACCGCCAGGATCCTCAACTACGTCTCCAGGTTCCTCGCCTCCGTGCTCATCGGCTCGGTCATCTGGCTGGTCAAGACCTTCCTCATGAAGGTGGTCGCCTCCACGTTCCATAGGAATACGTTCTTTGATCGGATCCAGGAGAGCGTGTTCCACCAGTACGTGCTGCAGACGTTGTCGGGCCCGCCGGTGATGGAGCTTGCGGAGCATGTGGGGAGGGAGGGCAGCGGGCTTGGGCGGGTGAGCCTCAGCCGGGCGAAGGAGGAGAAAGGTGTGCCAGAGGTGATAGATGTCACCAAGCTGAGGAGGATGAGCCAGGAGAAGGTGTCAGCATGGACGATGAAAGGGCTGATGACAGCAATCCGAAGCTCTAGGCTGTCAACCATCTCTCATACTATTGAGAGCTTTGATGATGTTGATGGCATGGAACAGAAGGATAAGGAGATAAATAGTGAGTGGGAGGCAAAGGCGGCGGCCCATGCCATATTCAAGAATGTTGCAAGGCCCGGCTATAA GTACATTGAGGAGGTGGATCTGCTGAGATTTTTcaccaaggaggaggtggacttgGTGATTCCGATGTTTGAGGGAGCATCAGAGACTGGAAAGATAAAAAAGTCTGCTCTGAAGAATTGGGTG GTAAAAGCATACCTTGACCGCAAAGCACTAGCTCATTCTCTGAATGACACAAAGACCGCAGTTATGCAACTTCACAACCTCATCAGCGTTTTAGTTATTATTATAATCATTATCGTCACACTACTGTTTATGGGCATTGCGACAACCAAAATCCTTGTTGTCATCTCATCCCAGCTTCTAGTTGTGGTATTCATATTTGGAAATGCCTGCAAGACTGTATTTGAGGCGCTTATATTTGTATTCATCATGCATCCCTTTGATGTTGGTGATCGCTGCGTTATTGATGGAGTGCAG ATGGTTGTCGAAGAAATGAATATATTAACTACTGTTTTATTGAAGAATGACAATGAGAAGATATATTATCCAAACTCTGTATTGTCCACAAAGCCAATCAGCAACTTTTACCGAAGCCCAAACATGTACGACACAATTGATTTCGCCATTGATGTTTCAACTTCGATCGAGACCATTGGAGCTTTGAAGTCCAGAATTAAAGG GTACTTGGAGAGCAAACCAACTCACTGGAACCCTATCCACACGGTAAACCTAAAGGACATCTTGGATGTGAACAAGATCAACATATCTCTCTCTGTCCAGCACACAATGAACTTCCAAAATATCCGAGAGAAGAACATCAGAAGGTCTGAGCTTGTCATGGAGCTAAAGAAAATATTCGAGGAGATGTCCATCCAGTACCACCTTCTGCCCCAGAAAGTTGAAGTCAGCTACGTTGGCCCCAATCCGTTGCCCATGGCTATTGCTCAAACCAGATAG
- the LOC133883419 gene encoding omega-amidase, chloroplastic-like: MHCVMMPLEIETVQIGMRAPISSDSYLTLLSPLPFHSIRAVDNQLFVATCSPARDPNVKSDYMIWGHSSLTGPFGEVLAAAGHEEVTAIGEIDLSAIQSTRCKGEPPVGDAEQMRPVPIG; the protein is encoded by the exons ATGCACTGTGTCATGATGCCATTGGAAATAGAAACTGTTCAAATCGGGATGAGAGCACCCATCTCTTCGGATAGTTATCTGACTCTCCTTTCCCCTCTACCGTTTCACTCCATCAGGGCTGTTGACAATCAG TTGTTTGTGGCAACCTGCTCGCCCGCACGAGACCCTAACGTGAAGTCAGACTACATGATCTGGGGCCATTCGAGCCTCACCGGACCG TTCGGTGAAGTGCTTGCAGCAGCTGGGCATGAGGAGGTGACTGCCATCGGCGAGATCGACCTCTCTGCGATACAATCTACAAGGTGCAAG GGAGAACCTCCCGTTGGAGACGCAGAGCAGATGAGACCTGTACCGATTGGTTGA